A region of the Gemmatimonadales bacterium genome:
CGCGACCGCCTGCTGGTCGAGGGCGGAGCGGTTGGCCGCGAGGCAGCCGGCATCCACACGGATCTCGACGCGCTGATCCGCCGCGCGGGCATCCTATCGGCTTCGTTCAAGGAAGCCGCCGAAAGCCTGGCCGCGCACCACATGGAGCTGGAGGCCACGCCGACCATCATGCCGACGGCGGGCTTCCTGTCCAGCCGGTTCGCGGCCATTCGCTACCATCCGATCCTGCACGAGAACCTGCCGCACGAGGGCATCGACATCGCCGCGCCGTACGGCACGCGGATCGTGGCGCCGGCCGAGGGCCGCGTGATCCAAGTGGGCTGGCAGGAAGGATACGGGCTCATGGTCGTGCTGGACCACGGCTTCGGGCTCGAGACGCGGTACGCGCACATGTCACGCACCGCGGCCGCGGAAGGCCAGATCCTCCGTCGCGGCGACCTGCTCGGCTTCGTCGGCTCCACCGGACTCTCGACCGGGCCGCACCTCCACTACGAGGTGCGCGTCAACGGCCGCCCCGTGGATCCGCTCAAGTACATTCTGCCGGACGACTTCTCGGACTGAAGCCGCCGCGCCACCGCAGGGCCCCCTTCGCTCGCGGAACCGCTGAGCTCGCCAGCCCGGTGGCGGGCACCAACGTCCCTGGAGTGGTTATACTTACGCCTCCATGCCTCTGACATTGGGGCCGCGGCGTGAGGCCGCGAGATCCCTCGCGCACCGAGTCCCGGAAGCCGGCTCGCGGTGGCTCCGCCTGGCCCTCCTGGCCGGCTGCGCCGCCGCGCT
Encoded here:
- a CDS encoding M23 family metallopeptidase, with the translated sequence MATSRWTVLFVRHDTTGTRAFTVSGTVLRVAAGLGVVVGTATIVAAIGVVSRSVDLSHGRQLERSNRTIAGEVARLGGRVDALRDSLNLLSRRDNEARLVAGIDPLNPDVERAGIGGPVGPWPDRDRLLVEGGAVGREAAGIHTDLDALIRRAGILSASFKEAAESLAAHHMELEATPTIMPTAGFLSSRFAAIRYHPILHENLPHEGIDIAAPYGTRIVAPAEGRVIQVGWQEGYGLMVVLDHGFGLETRYAHMSRTAAAEGQILRRGDLLGFVGSTGLSTGPHLHYEVRVNGRPVDPLKYILPDDFSD